ATCGTCACGCTGCGCCGGCCGGACACGGACTGAGCCTCGAATACCAGTTGCATTTGACAATTTATCCCGCTGTCCACAGTCTCCCGGCCTGAAACGGGTGGAGAGGACAACGATGCAACAGGCAATGCTGGCGCCCGCCGCCGTTCTGGTGGCGTGGTCGCTGATCATGCTGGGCTGGGCCGCGGCGACGCGCCTGCCGGCCCTGTCGCGGATCGGTGGAATGGCCAACGCCAAGCCGGGCGGTCGCGGACAGGATCTGGAAGGCGTGCTGCCGCCGGTGGTGAACTGGAAATCGCACAACTACACGCACCTGATGGAGCAGCCGACGCTGTTCTACGCGGTGGTCGCGATCCTGGCCATCGTCGGGGCCGATCGGATCGATGTGGGGCTGGCCTGGGGCTATGTCGGCCTGCGCGTGGTCCATTCGCTGTGGCAGGCGACGGTCAACCGCGTTCCGGTGCGCTTCACGCTGTTCAGCCTTTCCACGTTCTGCCTGATCGGCCTGACGATCCGGGCCGTGCTGGCGACGGTTGTCATCTAACGCGCAAATTCAAAAGAGGGGGAGAATGCCAATGATCGGAATGACCATCCTGAAACCCGTGGTCCTGCTCGCGGCCTGGACCATGGTGATGTGGCTGTGGATGTACGCCACGCGCATCCCGGCAATGAACGCGGCGAAAATCGACAGCGCCACCCTCACGGGCGGCACCGGCAAGGATCTCGATGCGGTGCTGCCGTCCAAGGTCCAGTGGATCGCCCACAACTACAACCACCTGCACGAAGCACCGACCGTGTTCTACGCCGTGGCGCTGGTGCTGGCGATCACGGGCCACGGCGATGGCCTGAACGCCACGCTGGGCTGGAGCTATGCCGGCCTGCGCGTGGTGCACAGCCTTGTGCAGGCGACGGTCAACCGCGTGCTGGTGCGTTTCGCGCTGTTCGCGCTGTCGACATTCGTGCTGATGGCGCTGGTCGTCCACGCCGCGATG
The Novosphingobium sp. EMRT-2 genome window above contains:
- a CDS encoding MAPEG family protein, producing MQQAMLAPAAVLVAWSLIMLGWAAATRLPALSRIGGMANAKPGGRGQDLEGVLPPVVNWKSHNYTHLMEQPTLFYAVVAILAIVGADRIDVGLAWGYVGLRVVHSLWQATVNRVPVRFTLFSLSTFCLIGLTIRAVLATVVI
- a CDS encoding MAPEG family protein, which codes for MIGMTILKPVVLLAAWTMVMWLWMYATRIPAMNAAKIDSATLTGGTGKDLDAVLPSKVQWIAHNYNHLHEAPTVFYAVALVLAITGHGDGLNATLGWSYAGLRVVHSLVQATVNRVLVRFALFALSTFVLMALVVHAAMAVF